A region of Theileria annulata chromosome 2, complete sequence, *** SEQUENCING IN PROGRESS *** DNA encodes the following proteins:
- a CDS encoding uncharacterized protein (Signal peptide predicted for TA12075 by SignalP 2.0 HMM (Signal peptide probability 0.866, signal anchor probability 0.120) with cleavage site probability 0.390 between residues 23 and 24): MGLYIKSILICVSFFIILSGADDQNKFINLDISNVSADFYELKSPNYKRILLNASHEYSGKCVGKVSDGTNEILGQPESNASKRFVVLVKFPKQGDYNPELHDIFKNEKDQGSGDVGTDFELIVEVHTLFKDAKLLDRFKKNDQNQYERFEYDKVDLDICGDIVKEDIRGKSHVKIAKFKTVGEIKCKDKLLLDSLNVFYRAVLVQDDSFLVKTIPKFGIVNQETFVVDKNKEYAFRKSHVFTNLSFNPSKTNKYSKIASLCGNDCMFFDGCNENVRVLDVLDDSKQPQNGSQGRIEYLYKNPNSLCISVKTQEVRGDKYLTVFDLQKNSEIYNVKVFKKTENGYVEHVKKLIDFNVTDFADPKPSDEHSYKHLVEKEDSVDKIRVRSNDIDFRIGKIYYKNNLVIEEGEGVFNREVYSCKDGILVRDECYNGEFKKYLFKPEKPTQASSTEQDGSTTSEPTKLKLAVEDPVKVDLHKITAHVTKYFTDSKNNLFVKPSTFVDKLGSLSYDTVNFCPNRFFVSRQYLIMDNKHMELHSITRRGFSFFETFVMVNSLKKNDQVFVTKGKEPVQFDVSLFYESVSKNNFSNLSNFDICDLGDYYFVGINYKKIFTHVIGNVTICNDGVITPFDMDLTSRFIVLPKTTQSYIILKDCDYSDCWLKMYAQTSKHGIMSIEIQKKQSNTLDLAKLYENAPKPTDSDGNPTPVEKSRVFTFDEFIVFNYGIVYNVRVKDELTQKIGKVVYGDTVIADDDNNVFTRMVNVSSKPETGTLRILNIERWDKHTKLYEYSFDSGTNQFTFKENDKAEMIVDIEPLARHSTLLNVTEHNEVLSYSVPWNVRDDHTFKGIQYSEYDYDNNKFNSTSVKDNMSQSPLFVRLHRDPDGDTSGNKVVLVVENHPEKKTAENDKFFKQKNAASKGAILTYDINNKTSGNLNQYPKDSYHRRNYTSHHHPFDVDS; encoded by the coding sequence ATGGgattgtatataaaatctATACTTATATGTGTGTCATTTTTCATTATCCTATCAGGTGCTGATGACCAGAATAAGTTTATCAACCTAGATATTTCGAATGTATCTGCAGATTTCTATGAATTAAAATCCCCAAATTATAAGAGAATACTTCTGAATGCTTCTCATGAATATTCGGGGAAATGTGTGGGTAAAGTGTCGGATGGAACAAATGAGATTTTGGGACAGCCTGAATCTAACGCCAGTAAGAGATTTGTTGTTCTAGTAAAGTTTCCCAAGCAGGGAGATTATAACCCGGAATTGCatgatatatttaaaaatgaaaaagaCCAAGGATCAGGTGATGTAGGTACAGATTTTGAACTGATAGTCGAGGTCCacacattatttaaagatGCAAAGTTGTTGGATAGATTTAAGAAAAATGATCAAAACCAATATGAAAGGTTCGAATACGATAAAGTAGATCTTGATATTTGTGGAGATATAGTTAAAGAAGATATACGTGGAAAGAGCCATGTTAAAATCgcaaaatttaaaactgTAGGAGAAATAAAGTGTAAAGATAAACTTTTGCTTGATAGTCTGAATGTATTTTATAGAGCTGTACTGGTACAAGATGATTCGTTTCTTGTTAAAACTATACCAAAGTTTGGTATTGTTAACCAAGAAACGTTTGTCGTCGACAAGAACAAAGAATATGCATTTAGGAAATCGCACGTATTTACAAACTTAAGCTTTAATCCATCGAAAACAAACAAATATTCTAAAATCGCATCATTGTGTGGAAATGACTGCATGTTCTTTGATGGATGTAACGAGAATGTAAGAGTACTTGACGTGTTGGATGATTCGAAACAGCCACAAAATGGATCTCAAGGCAGAATTGAGTATCTATATAAAAACCCGAATAGTTTGTGTATTTCAGTTAAGACACAAGAAGTGAGAGGAGATAAGTATTTGACGGTTTTTGACCTTCAAAAGAACTCGGAAATATACAACGTTAAGGTTTTCAAAAAGACTGAAAATGGATACGTTGAACACGTAAAAAAACTAATTGACTTCAATGTAACGGATTTTGCCGACCCAAAACCCTCGGATGAACACTCTTACAAGCATCTCGTGGAAAAAGAAGACTCTGTAGATAAAATTAGAGTGAGATCAAATGATATAGACTTCAGAATTGGGAAGATTTACTATAAGAATAATCTTGTGATAGAGGAAGGCGAAGGAGTTTTTAACAGGGAAGTTTACTCTTGTAAAGATGGAATTCTAGTAAGAGACGAATGTTATAATGGAGAGTTCAAAAAGTATTTATTTAAACCAGAGAAACCAACTCAGGCTAGTTCAACTGAACAGGATGGGTCAACAACTAGTGAGCCTACAAAGTTAAAATTAGCAGTTGAAGACCCAGTTAAGGTAGATTTGCATAAAATTACAGCCCATGTTACCAAGTATTTTACTGATTCAAAAAATAACCTGTTCGTAAAGCCGAGCACGTTCGTAGATAAGCTGGGGAGTTTGAGCTACGACACGGTCAATTTTTGCCCAAACAGGTTCTTCGTTTCAAGACAATACTTGATAATGGATAATAAGCATATGGAACTTCATTCCATAACGAGGAGAGGTTTCAGCTTTTTCGAGACTTTCGTAATGGTTAATTCACTCAAGAAGAATGACCAAGTCTTTGTAACTAAGGGTAAGGAACCAGTCCAGTTTGACGTTTCATTGTTCTACGAATCCGTTAGCAAGAATAACTTTTCCAATTTATCCAACTTCGACATATGTGACTTGGGTGATTACTACTTTGTAGGAATTAATTACAAGAAAATATTCACGCACGTTATAGGAAACGTTACAATTTGCAACGATGGAGTTATAACTCCTTTTGACATGGACCTTACATCCAGGTTTATCGTACTGCCCAAAACAACCCAATCGTATATTATTCTCAAGGACTGTGATTACTCAGACTGCTGGTTAAAGATGTATGCCCAGACTTCAAAGCATGGAATAATGAGCATAGAAATACAGAAAAAACAATCGAATACATTGGACCTGGCCAAATTATATGAAAACGCCCCAAAACCTACTGATTCAGACGGCAATCCAACTCCTGTGGAAAAGTCGAGAGTATTTACGTTCGACGAGTTTATAGTATTCAACTACGGAATAGTGTACAATGTAAGAGTAAAGGACGAGTTGACACAGAAAATAGGAAAAGTAGTTTATGGAGACACTGTCATCGCTGATGATGATAATAACGTCTTCACCAGAATGGTTAACGTTTCCTCAAAGCCTGAAACCGGAACGCTGAGGATTCTTAATATAGAAAGGTGGGACAAGCACACAAAACTGTATGAATACTCTTTTGATAGTGGAACAAATCAATTCACATTTAAAGAGAACGATAAGGCGGAGATGATTGTGGACATTGAACCCCTGGCGAGGCATAGCACACTCTTAAACGTGACTGAACATAACGAAGTATTGAGCTACAGCGTTCCTTGGAACGTCAGAGATGATCACACGTTTAAGGGGATACAATACTCAGAATATGattatgataataataagttTAATTCAACAAGCGTTAAGGACAATATGTCTCAATCTCCTCTTTTTGTTAGGTTGCACAGGGACCCAGACGGTGACACCTCTGGAAATAAAGTTGTTCTCGTGGTTGAAAACCACCCAGAAAAGAAAACTGCCGAAAATGACAAATTCTTCAAACAAAAAAATGCAGCAAGTAAGGGAGCTATTCTAACCtatgatattaataataaaacctcgggaaatttaaatcagtACCCCAAAGACTCTTATCATAGGAGAAATTATACCTCTCATCACCACCCTTTTGATGTTGATTCTTAG
- a CDS encoding 60S ribosomal protein l37, putative yields MGKCGKGTGSFGLCNSKTHTLCLRCGNRSFHDTKKRCASCGYPDAKTRHYNWSFKAKRRKTTGTGRKRYLKTMPRRFKNGFREGTKPPSKK; encoded by the exons atggGTAAATGTGGAAAGGGTACAGGATCATTCGGTCTTTGTAACAGTAAAACCCACACTCTCTGCCTGAGATGTGGAAATCGCTCGTTTCATGACACAAAAAAAAGATGTGCCTCATGTG GATATCCTGACGCCAAGACCCGTCATTACAATTGGTCATTTAAGGCCAAGAGAAGGAAGACCACAGGAACTGGAAGGAAAAGGTATTTGAAAACAATGCCGAGACGCTTTAAAAATGGGTTCCGTGAAGGAACTAAACCACCCTCCAAGAAGTAA
- a CDS encoding uncharacterized protein (Contains possible signal peptide;~1 probable transmembrane helix predicted for TA12050 by TMHMM2.0 at aa 21-43), producing the protein MCMWHYFEITNNIQYKIVKMLKVNIFMKFQFKLWILICVNVYIKILGLVHSLHIRNPCNYINTPSFPRHLALSTSTALNSRSFSSLQEKFSSLIFNYAPEPIFNVLNNNICTSNVFNSSIKGFLRGKCRTKFQYLFINSSSMCSGVRITMLKDKISKKYIIKDDELDEEDRGGYEHYEKDDGEDYEKDVGDEVEEVEEVYEDSGEDAEEVYEDDEGDYEEGDEQHEGEEGGGGEGGEDDEEKDVIIESDGTKTRKKKVKKKKKVDECRLLDVYKNDMDELIELCNQAETLYEEYGDPAKVLEELDIEPAVEISDDTLVCLARSLLNRPPPPRDYFGRMMYELGFLMIYNNIKKLKNHFIETLEDKLSGKPDKDFKRNKEYVFGIEPLDFGRKVQPLSECSIRGFLNERYFDHLENMAKYNPKRAQKILTVVHRIHKQPKLISDFDKNANDTQIVDDVKNIVTAKSESYREFLDNYPDLKWPTNDDDFLDLYSLWYDPKIETRLKLSNIIKEHYLDSLKPESKGLAKIIINMLVSLISGLTAGKGAEMGIDYLYDRNPELMDFLFRHKGKLKYIFMGLSYLILSDQKEEMDYFGEVMKILYSDVQTLENQSVNALMERVCKGLGSEMSVESMIKNPFGKFDVNVDTRSEMFEVITRIRRDNLNKLAEANNISQHDLRLQMEKVSVLLTFKSFLKFIKLFAFNDFKNPMGKGDNEDSLHLQLTNIKEQEPDLTNIRLPPYYDIKDKDSPDYNLPDEEKFVDFDPENMFNNFCVMESEGPGDLPEEIRQLITNLRYINAICLPMSKTSVYRLIYTIGCYLGLMNHLPKTYGCEVLGYYISGEDFMAGKVGEEDDYSELYNLDDKEMGLPPPNVKRYRFNAMLMTFFMVQLFTDFQPFVTVTTPKDFGKDTEHDFRVFKSMGVTDEQIQLFRQAPVMSSGLDDIEIWAEELQSNGGRIKKENIKYKYGIVPFDEIFGETEEEREKREAYEIENLRDDLVKLYSKKDFIPEIISCISKVFSVSEKFLLSNFPKFFVNIVSNIIYKSLNQENNNFRHCLSLFNVAKDEMTVNKIRNRIMEIHFHHMNKKYCVDGNNTSGISENIREVHSDMRFISNKLELDEETFLNYFRIYTFSCLVQDLSKLDFTRMTKSDLEKIKIKYETSDIVLINALCELIKEKAYDSKRSLLEASELEDFYLIEKHLHTLLEMKRAVTNSLSGLVDTKYMYRITRAFQQNKIYKPKKFTCHEVIGTFDIFNVLETSDNSEESKVEKSSGTNSSGTKISGKMVENSPEKFPEKSSKVVLETYYGNFDKDRLKEFKGDWEMMESSEKMSYYQKMKMKEKNEEKRIYKTLPLYGVDSDSTYRERREIEMLVEKGKLPPLFKEIPTEFHVGHREVHPDYVPLNPEKYVTDKDKMSVVDSNLVYKAWVIYNYRRRGNTLQHTDNFVSIFPSTKLLVENGYNDWKHMYIRHCIRNDDINSERDWKRELNIDDPSSKKLDEENTKIFENCYEEELLRVTNAPIDKVQDDIGNTSDFFFDPFYLSVVKRIDYVFTMEEPTDEQMKKLEKLQKFLKLSDKSIEIVHTKCFSYVFQEFVKKVLQEHHGEKLKDLTTKYIKPFAQKLNISQLGYNTVLSEMVYCHLNFIFYKTFNECQIGPQMLANIDQFIKMCEDFEINMGELRFSFGLDTFSDTTKVLEKFIFSSVDVDKLVDMDKFNRLCDLIGLKGEARRKELEKRGIEFYFKYMFDHYKTNIYLETFDDLKNLHHVYGLNEDHFKKLIYRYRLMRVLDAYSGDAGFKDFNRCLEVLVGEDISKYIELDRDMRVNWLVNIMNEILEEKKFNINSYLYLNRNLSDIKNSPKGSKYSEIVDLLKATCDKILIKDDEIMEALFFHADENIEYITYRIDKMIRTSKDEEAKKEDENYDSEKIRDFEDRASKRQRTGAESQSQNKFYELVTDMIKIIAATPKSMSNYIKGKIRIADADPVKKILVQNAHSDDELIGSLKLVDLYLEK; encoded by the exons ATGTGTATGTGGCACTATTTtgaaattacaaataacattcaatataaaattgtcaAAATGTTGAAAGTAAacatttt TATGAAGTTCCAGTTCAAACTATGGATTCTCATCTGTGTAAATGTATACATAAAGATTCTGGGACTAGTACACTCACTTCACATTAGAAACCCATGTAACTATATTAACACACCGTCCTTCCCTAGACACCTGGCGTTATCAACCAGTACCGCACTGAATAGTAGGAGTTTTTCATCGTTACAAGAgaaattttcctctctaatatttaattatgcCCCGGAACCCATTTTTAAcgttttaaataataatatttgtacCAGTAATGTATTCAATAGTAGTATAAAGGGGTTTTTGAGGGGAAAGTGTAGGACcaaatttcaatatttgTTCATAAATAGCAGTAGCATGTGCAGTGGAGTAAGAATAACAATGCtaaaagataaaataagtaaaaaatatattataaaggATGATGAAttagatgaagaagatCGAGGAGGTTATGAACATTATGAAAAGGATGATGGTGAAGATTATGAAAAGGATGTCGGTGATGAAGTTGAAGAAGTTGAAGAAGTTTATGAAGATAGTGGAGAAGATGCTGAAGAAGTTtatgaagatgatgaaggAGATTATGAAGAAGGTGATGAACAACATGAAGGTGAAGAAGGAGGAGGGGGAGAAGGAGGagaagatgatgaagaaaaaGATGTGATAATAGAATCGGATGGAACAAAAACAAGGAAAAAAAAGGTCAAGAAGAAAAAAAAAGTGGATGAGTGTAGATTATTAGATGTTTACAAAAATGATATGGATGAACTGATAGAACTGTGTAATCAAGCAGAAACTCTATATGAAGAGTACGGAGATCCGGCAAAGGTGTTAGAGGAGCTGGATATCGAGCCAGCAGTAGAGATCTCAGATGATACACTAGTGTGCCTTGCAAGAAGTCTGCTTAACAGACCACCACCACCGAGAGATTACTTTGGAAGAATGATGTACGAACTTGGCTTCCTAATGATATACAATAACATAAAGAAACTAAAAAACCATTTCATAGAGACACTGGAAGATAAACTTTCAGGGAAACCAGataaagattttaaaagaaataaaGAGTACGTGTTTGGAATAGAACCATTGGATTTTGGAAGGAAAGTCCAGCCACTCTCGGAATGTTCTATAAGAGGATTCCTGAATGAAAGGTATTTTGACCACCTGGAAAATATGGCAAAGTATAACCCGAAAAGAGCacaaaaaatattaacGGTGGTTCACAGAATACATAAACAGCCGAAGTTAATCTCagattttgataaaaacGCAAACGACACGCAAATAGTGGACGACGTGAAGAATATAGTCACAGCAAAATCAGAGTCATACAGGGAATTCTTAGATAATTACCCAGACCTAAAGTGGCCAACAAACGATGATGATTTTTTAGACCTATACTCATTATGGTATGACCCGAAGATAGAAACTAGATTAAAATTGtctaatataataaaggAGCATTATCTGGATAGTTTGAAGCCCGAGTCAAAAGGATTAGCGAAGATTATAATAAACATGTTGGTGAGTCTGATATCAGGATTAACAGCTGGAAAAGGAGCAGAAATGGGTATTGACTATTTGTATGATAGGAACCCTGAGTTGATGGACTTTTTATTTAGGCATAAGGGGAAATTAaagtatatatttatgGGACTATCATATCTCATCTTATCAGACCAAAAGGAAGAAATGGACTACTTTGGAGAAGTAATGAAGATATTATATTCAGATGTGCAAACATTGGAAAATCAATCGGTAAACGCATTGATGGAAAGAGTTTGTAAAGGACTTGGATCAGAAATGTCAGTAGAAAGTATGATCAAGAACCCATTTGGAAAGTTTGATGTTAACGTGGATACAAGATCAGAAATGTTTGAAGTGATAACAAGAATAAGGAgagataatttaaataagtTGGCTGAAGCAAATAATATAAGCCAACATGATTTAAGACTGCAGATGGAAAAGGTATCAGTATTGCTAACATTTAAGTCCtttttgaaatttataaaattgttcGCATTCAATGACTTTAAAAACCCGATGGGAAAAGGCGATAACGAGGATTCCCTCCACTTACAACTTACCAATATTAAAGAACAAGAGCCAGACTTAACGAATATTAGACTACCACCATATTATGATATTAAAGATAAAGATTCACCAGATTACAATTTGCCAGATGAGGAAAAGTTCGTCGACTTCGATCCCGAAAACatgtttaataatttctgCGTCATGGAATCAGAAGGACCTGGAGATTTGCCAGAAGAAATAAGACAGCTCATCACAAACCTAAGATACATAAATGCAATTTGTTTACCAATGTCAAAGACAAGCGTATATAGactaatatatacaattgGATGTTATTTGGGATTAATGAATCACTTGCCAAAGACATATGGATGTGAAGTGTTAGGATATTATATTTCAGGAGAAGACTTTATGGCGGGTAAAGTGGGTGAAGAGGACGATTATAGCGAGTTGTACAATTTAGATGATAAGGAAATGGGGCTGCCACCGCCAAACGTCAAAAGGTACCGATTCAATGCAATGTTGATGACCTTTTTCATGGTCCAGCTCTTCACAGACTTCCAACCATTCGTTACAGTGACAACTCCCAAGGATTTCGGGAAGGATACGGAACATGACTTTCGAGTGTTCAAGAGCATGGGAGTGACGGATGAACAAATACAACTTTTCAGACAAGCTCCAGTAATGTCGTCAGGACTCGACGATATAGAAATTTGGGCAGAAGAATTGCAAAGCAACGGAGGTCGAATCAAGAAAGAAAATATCAAGTATAAATACGGGATCGTGCCATTCGACGAGATTTTTGGTGAAACGGAGGAAGAGAGAGAGAAGAGAGAAGCGTATGAGATCGAAAACTTGAGAGATGATTTGGTGAAGTTGTATTCAAAGAAGGACTTCATCCCAGAAATAATCAGTTGCATTTCAAAGGTGTTTTCCGTATCAGAGAAGTTTCTGCTGAGCAACTTCCCGAAATTCTTTGTCAACATAGTGTCCAACATAATATACAAGAGTCTTAACCAAGAAAATAACAATTTCCGACACTGTCTATCATTGTTTAACGTGGCGAAGGATGAAATGACAGTGAATAAGATAAGGAACAGAATAATGGAAATACATTTTCATCACATGAACAAAAAGTATTGTGTGGATGGTAATAATACGTCGGGAATATCAGAAAATATAAGGGAAGTGCACTCTGATATGAGATTCATCTCAAATAAGCTGGAGTTGGATGAGGAAACGTTTCTGAATTATTTCAGAATTTACACCTTTTCATGCCTAGTGCAGGATTTGTCTAAGCTTGACTTTACAAGGATGACCAAGAGtgatttggaaaaaattaaaatcaagtATGAAACTAGCGATATTGTGCTCATAAATGCACTCTGTGAACTAATAAAGGAGAAGGCGTACGATTCTAAGAGGTCACTTCTTGAAGCCAGCGAGTTGGAGGATTTCTACTTGATTGAAAAGCACCTCCATACACTTCTGGAAATGAAAAGAGCTGTAACAAACTCACTTTCAGGTCTTGTGGACACAAAGTACATGTACAGAATCACCAGAGCATTTCAACAGAATAAGATCTATAAGCCCAAGAAATTCACGTGCCATGAAGTCATAGGAACCtttgatatatttaacGTGCTAGAAACCAGTGATAATTCTGAGGAAAGTAAGGTAGAAAAATCATCTGGAACCAATTCTTCTGGAACCAAAATTTCTGGAAAAATGGTTGAAAATTCCCCTGAAAAATTCCCTGAAAAATCCAGCAAAGTTGTATTGGAAACTTATTACGGAAATTTTGATAAGGATAGACTTAAGGAGTTCAAAGGGGATTGGGAAATGATGGAGAGTAGCGAAAAAATGTCATATTACcagaagatgaagatgaaggAGAAGAATGAGGAAAAGCGAATCTACAAGACCTTACCATTGTACGGAGTTGATTCAGATTCCACTTACCGTGAGCGCCGTGAAATAGAAATGCTGGTAGAAAAGGGCAAACTCCCACCTTTATTTAAGGAAATCCCAACTGAATTCCATGTCGGACATAGAGAAGTCCATCCAGATTATGTACCCTTAAATCCTGAAAAGTACGTAACGGATAAAGACAAAATGAGTGTCGTTGACTCTAACCTGGTTTACAAGGCCTGGGTCATTTACAATTACCGTAGAAGAGGAAACACACTACAACATACGGATAACTTTGTATCAATCTTCCCATCCACAAAACT GCTTGTTGAGAATGGATATAATGATTGGAAGCATATGTATATAAGACATTGTATAAGAAATGATGATATAAA ttCTGAAAGAGATTGGAAAAGAGAATTGAATATCGATGACCCAAGTAGTAAGAAATTAGACGAAGAAAACACTAAgatatttgaaaattgtTATGAAGAGGAACTTTTAAGAGTCACAAATGCCCCAATAGATAAAGTACAAGATGATATTGGGAACACCTCAGACTTCTTTTTCGACCCATTTTACCTCTCAGTGGTAAAGAGAATCGATTACGTATTCACTATGGAAGAACCAACAGATGAACAAATGAAGAAACTAGAAAAGCTGCAAAAGTTTCTCAAACTTTCAGACAAATCCATCGAAATCGTCCACACCAAATGCTTTTCA taTGTGTTCCAAGAGTTTGTGAAGAAAGTATTGCAAGAACACCATGGGGAAAAGTTGAAGGATTTGActacaaaatatattaaaccATTTGCAcagaaattaaatatttctcAG CTGGGCTATAATACGGTACTGAGTGAAATGGTGTATTGTCATctcaatttcattttctatAAAACGTTCAATGAGTGTCAAATTGGACCACAAATGCTCGCAAATATAGACCAATTCATTAAGATGTGTGAAGACTTTGAGATCAATATGGGAGAATTGAGGTTCTCCTTTGGACTAGACACATTTAGTGATACCACAAAAGTGCTTGAAAAGTTCATCTTCTCATCAGTGGATGTTGACAAGTTGGTTGACATGGACAAGTTTAACCGCTTGTGTGACTTGATAGGTCTGAAAGGCGAAGCTAGAAGAAAAGAGCTTGAAAAAAGAGGAATTGAGTTCTACTTCAAGTACATGTTTGACCACTACAAAACTAACATTTACCTTGAAACCTTTGATGACTTGAAGAACTTACACCACGTTTACGGACTCAATGAAGATCACTTCAAAAAACTCATTTATAGATACAGACTG ATGAGAGTGTTGGATGCATATAGTGGAGACGCAGGTTTTAAAGATTTCAACAGGTGTTTGGAAGTGCTAGTGGGCGAAGATATTAGCAAGTACATTGAGCTGGATAGAGATATGAGAGTTAACTGGCTAGTTAACATAATGAACGAAATTCTGGAGGAAAAAAAGTTCAACATCAATAGTTATTTGTACCTGAATAGGAATTTGTCGGATATAAAAAACAGTCCAAAAGGCTCCAAGTACAGTGAAATAGTGGATTTACTCAAGGCGACATGTGATAAGATCCTGATAAAGGATGATGAGATAATGGAGGCTTTATTCTTCCACGCTGATGAAAATATAGAATACATTACCTACAGAATAGACAAGATGATCAGAACGAGCAAGGACGAGGAGGCAAAAAAAGAGGACGAGAACTATGATAGCGAAAAGATTAGGGATTTTGAAGACAGAGCATCTAAAAGGCAGCGGACCGGAGCTGAGTCTCAAAGTCAAAACAAGTTTTATGAATTGGTGACTGACATGATTAAGATAATTGCAGCGACTCCAAAGAGTATGAGTAACTACATTAAGGGTAAGATACGGATTGCCGACGCTGACCCCGTCAAGAAGATACTGGTTCAGAACGCGCACTCTGATGATGAGCTCATCGGATCTCTAAAACTGGTGGATTTATACCTTGAAAAGTGA